A genomic segment from Desulfurispirillum indicum S5 encodes:
- a CDS encoding UbiD family decarboxylase gives MGYKNLQSCVADLERHGMLIRIDEPLSLNMEVGAVQRRVYAAGGPALLFTNVKETAFPLLGNLFGTLERTRWIFRDTLDVIESLVRLKLHPMEALRHPLKFRGAPMGALHLLPRRVSGGPVLDCIISSSELPQLVSWPRDGGAFITLPQVYSESLQSPGLRGGNLGMYRVQISGNEYSPDREMGVHYQIHRGIGVHHREAVERGVPLPVNIFVGGAPSMTMAAVMPLPEGMPELSFAGLLGGHRVPMVTRAGGLPFPAQADFVIRGTIDPAKVKPEGPFGDHLGYYSLVHDFPVLDIKEIFCRRDAIWPFTTVGRPPQEDTSFGTFIHELTGELIPTVLPGICEVHAVDAAGVHPLLLAIGSERYTPYNPLSEPQELLTQANAILGHGQLSLAKFLFIAAREDNADLDTHNIREYFTHVLERVDWRRDVHFQTMTTIDTLDYTGHGLNRGSKVVIAAAGAPRRSLEGTLPAQMELPAGFRRPTVAMPGILVISGPACAARKKQGGDPDIKELCRVLREHPLPEACAMVVVVDDSEFAARTEENFLWVTFTRSNPATDIYGVGAFTESKHWGCTGPLIIDARTKAGHAPGLEEDPAVTRRVEELAAQGGPLFQVI, from the coding sequence ATGGGGTATAAAAATCTCCAGTCGTGTGTGGCGGATCTGGAACGCCATGGAATGCTGATTCGCATTGATGAGCCTCTCAGCCTGAATATGGAGGTTGGTGCTGTGCAGCGTCGGGTCTATGCCGCTGGCGGTCCGGCCTTGCTTTTCACCAATGTAAAGGAGACGGCGTTTCCCCTGCTGGGCAACCTCTTTGGTACCCTGGAGCGTACCCGCTGGATTTTTCGGGATACGCTGGATGTCATAGAGAGCCTGGTGCGGTTGAAGCTTCACCCCATGGAGGCTCTGCGGCATCCGCTGAAATTTCGTGGCGCGCCCATGGGGGCGCTGCATCTTCTGCCCCGCCGTGTATCCGGGGGGCCGGTGCTTGATTGCATCATTTCCTCTTCCGAGCTGCCGCAGCTGGTTTCCTGGCCCCGTGATGGCGGAGCGTTTATCACGCTGCCCCAGGTCTACTCGGAGAGCCTGCAGAGCCCTGGCCTGCGGGGTGGCAACCTGGGGATGTACCGGGTGCAGATCTCCGGCAATGAGTATTCCCCCGATCGTGAAATGGGAGTGCACTACCAGATACACCGCGGTATCGGAGTGCACCACCGTGAAGCCGTAGAGCGGGGTGTGCCTCTGCCGGTCAATATATTCGTGGGGGGAGCGCCTTCCATGACCATGGCTGCGGTTATGCCTCTTCCGGAAGGTATGCCGGAACTCTCCTTTGCCGGGCTGCTCGGTGGCCACCGCGTACCAATGGTTACACGGGCTGGAGGCCTGCCCTTTCCCGCCCAGGCGGATTTTGTGATCCGAGGGACCATTGATCCGGCCAAGGTAAAGCCCGAAGGCCCCTTTGGCGACCACCTGGGCTACTACAGCCTTGTGCACGACTTTCCGGTTCTTGATATCAAGGAGATCTTCTGTCGTCGCGATGCCATCTGGCCCTTTACGACGGTGGGGCGCCCTCCCCAGGAGGACACCTCCTTTGGTACCTTTATCCACGAACTCACCGGTGAGTTGATCCCGACGGTGCTCCCGGGTATCTGCGAGGTCCATGCCGTTGACGCGGCGGGAGTACATCCGCTGCTGCTGGCCATAGGCAGCGAGCGCTATACTCCCTATAATCCCCTGAGTGAACCCCAGGAGCTGCTCACGCAGGCTAATGCCATTCTCGGCCATGGCCAGCTGTCGCTGGCGAAGTTTCTGTTTATCGCTGCCCGCGAGGATAATGCCGACCTTGATACCCACAATATCCGCGAGTACTTCACCCATGTCCTGGAGCGCGTTGACTGGCGTCGGGACGTGCACTTCCAGACCATGACGACTATAGATACCCTCGACTATACCGGTCACGGACTCAATCGCGGTTCAAAGGTGGTTATCGCGGCTGCCGGAGCGCCACGGCGCAGCCTTGAGGGCACGCTGCCCGCCCAGATGGAGCTTCCGGCAGGGTTCAGGCGCCCTACCGTGGCCATGCCAGGCATTCTCGTGATCAGTGGGCCTGCCTGCGCTGCTCGAAAGAAGCAGGGAGGTGATCCTGATATCAAGGAGCTCTGCCGCGTGCTGCGGGAGCACCCGCTGCCCGAAGCCTGCGCCATGGTTGTCGTGGTTGATGACAGTGAGTTTGCCGCCCGTACCGAAGAGAATTTCCTCTGGGTTACCTTTACCCGCTCAAATCCGGCCACGGATATCTATGGAGTGGGCGCCTTTACTGAGAGCAAGCACTGGGGATGCACCGGCCCATTGATTATTGACGCGCGTACCAAGGCGGGACATGCGCCTGGCCTGGAGGAAGACCCTGCTGTGACCAGACGGGTTGAAGAGCTGGCGGCACAAGGTGGCCCTTTATTTCAGGTAATTTAG
- a CDS encoding adenosylcobalamin-dependent ribonucleoside-diphosphate reductase: MTVETRKVSLTETAETVLQRRYYLKDAQGHPVENWEKLCRRVANAVALPDRELDDYEEVRDHFFSLIYSLDFLPNSPCLMNAGTGIGQLSACFVLPVEDSMEGIFTAVKNGALVHKTGGGTGYSFSRLRPRNATVSSTQGVASGPLSFAAVFDVATETIKQGGKRRGANMGVMRVDHPDIMDFICAKEDQTRFNNFNFSVAITDEFMQALYDEREYALVDPVTKEIVSSLNARTVFDKIVDLAWHNGEPGVLFIDAANRANPTPQLGEFEATNPCGEQWLLPYESCNLGSINLGNFVEGGRVDYDRLARTTRLATRFLDNVIDCNVFPIPEIKEMTMKTRKIGLGIMGMHDMLIQMGLSYASNEGRKLCAEVMKYIRTISEETSIELAKVKGPFPAFDPAINTYTPRRNAALTSIQPTGTVSMIADCASGCEPYFSIVMVKHVMDGDKLLMVNKHFEEIARAEGFYSTELMARVADSGTVVGHEEIPVKWQEIFCTAQDITPSDHIQMQGILQQSGVDSSISKTINMPNTATKEDVRLAYLMGYEMGCKGLTVYRDGSRDGQVLNTKSASEASQKEAMVNSQGLIGKQGLPDELSAKRYRLKDPDHNNVYIIICFDENEKPMEVFAKFPFENRIDLKDKSTMWTTTCRLVSLALRYNIPMEEIIKQLDRSSGHMLDLPAQLGKLLKSFMAGTQNGFHSKCADCGGMLAFEEGCETCHSCGYSKCS, from the coding sequence ATGACGGTAGAGACGCGGAAAGTATCACTGACGGAGACGGCGGAAACAGTTCTGCAGCGACGCTATTACCTCAAGGATGCCCAGGGTCATCCCGTGGAAAACTGGGAAAAACTCTGCCGCCGGGTGGCCAACGCGGTAGCGCTGCCTGATCGCGAACTGGATGATTACGAGGAAGTTCGCGATCATTTCTTCTCCCTTATATACAGTCTGGATTTTCTGCCCAACTCTCCGTGCCTGATGAATGCCGGAACCGGCATTGGCCAGCTCTCGGCCTGCTTTGTTCTGCCTGTGGAAGATTCCATGGAGGGGATTTTTACGGCGGTCAAGAACGGCGCTCTCGTGCACAAAACCGGTGGTGGCACTGGCTACTCCTTCTCGCGTCTGCGCCCCAGGAACGCCACAGTCAGCTCCACCCAGGGTGTGGCCAGCGGTCCCCTGAGCTTCGCGGCGGTGTTTGACGTGGCGACGGAAACCATCAAGCAGGGTGGCAAGCGCCGTGGTGCCAACATGGGGGTCATGCGCGTTGACCATCCCGATATCATGGATTTTATCTGCGCCAAGGAAGATCAGACGCGCTTTAATAACTTCAATTTCAGTGTGGCCATTACTGATGAGTTCATGCAGGCCCTCTATGACGAGCGGGAGTACGCGCTGGTTGATCCGGTCACCAAGGAGATCGTCAGTTCCCTCAATGCCCGCACGGTCTTCGACAAGATTGTAGACCTGGCCTGGCACAATGGTGAGCCGGGGGTACTCTTCATCGATGCGGCCAACCGTGCCAACCCGACTCCCCAGCTGGGCGAGTTTGAGGCCACCAACCCCTGTGGCGAGCAGTGGCTGCTGCCCTATGAGAGCTGTAACCTGGGCTCCATCAACCTGGGGAACTTCGTGGAGGGTGGCCGTGTTGACTACGATCGCCTGGCCAGGACAACCCGTCTGGCGACGCGCTTCCTGGATAATGTGATTGACTGCAATGTCTTCCCGATTCCCGAGATCAAAGAGATGACCATGAAGACCCGCAAGATCGGCCTGGGTATCATGGGCATGCACGATATGCTGATTCAGATGGGGCTTTCCTATGCTTCCAATGAAGGGCGCAAGCTGTGCGCCGAGGTGATGAAGTATATTCGCACCATCTCCGAGGAGACTTCCATTGAGCTGGCCAAGGTCAAGGGGCCCTTTCCGGCATTCGACCCGGCAATCAATACCTATACGCCCCGACGCAATGCCGCCCTTACGTCCATTCAGCCTACGGGAACGGTTTCCATGATCGCTGACTGCGCCAGTGGCTGCGAGCCTTACTTCTCCATTGTCATGGTCAAGCACGTTATGGATGGCGACAAGCTGTTGATGGTCAACAAGCATTTTGAGGAAATTGCCCGCGCGGAGGGCTTCTACTCCACCGAGCTCATGGCCCGCGTGGCCGACAGTGGCACCGTGGTGGGGCATGAAGAGATTCCGGTGAAGTGGCAGGAGATCTTCTGCACGGCCCAGGATATCACGCCTTCCGATCACATTCAGATGCAGGGAATCCTGCAGCAGAGCGGAGTGGACAGCTCCATCAGCAAGACCATCAATATGCCCAACACGGCCACCAAGGAAGATGTGCGCCTGGCGTACCTCATGGGCTATGAAATGGGCTGTAAGGGCCTGACGGTGTATCGTGATGGCTCGCGCGATGGGCAGGTGCTCAATACGAAGTCCGCTTCGGAGGCGTCCCAGAAGGAGGCCATGGTCAACTCCCAGGGCCTTATCGGCAAGCAGGGCCTGCCTGATGAACTGAGCGCCAAGCGCTACCGCCTCAAGGACCCCGACCATAATAATGTCTACATTATTATATGCTTCGATGAGAACGAGAAGCCCATGGAGGTCTTCGCCAAGTTCCCCTTTGAGAATCGCATTGACCTCAAGGACAAGTCCACCATGTGGACCACCACCTGCCGCCTGGTCTCCCTGGCGCTGCGCTACAACATTCCCATGGAAGAGATCATCAAGCAGCTGGACCGCTCCAGCGGTCATATGCTGGATCTGCCTGCTCAGCTGGGCAAGCTGCTGAAGTCGTTTATGGCGGGAACCCAGAATGGTTTCCACAGCAAGTGCGCCGATTGCGGCGGCATGCTGGCCTTTGAAGAGGGCTGCGAAACCTGCCACAGCTGTGGCTACAGCAAGTGCTCCTGA
- a CDS encoding TIGR01212 family radical SAM protein (This family includes YhcC from E. coli K-12, an uncharacterized radical SAM protein.), producing the protein MWRIEGKRYIGLNEYFRFHFGTRVYKVPVDAGFSCPNRKSRQQGGCVYCSPSGSAAAIAAEHDSITEQVQRSIASLRRRHKARKFLAYFQAYSNTHAPVDELRLLYDRVLSLSEDFIGLSIGTRPDCMDHERLDLLESYQRRGCELWVEYGVQSLKEESLEFIRRGHDVDTALRAIEATRRRGIKVCAHVIFGLPTESLLESVEGVRRLGELGIDGIKIHMLHIMEGTELARMYRQHPFLLPTLEEYADAVAQAIGALPSGCILHRLTGDASSREQLVAPAWIEKKQRVLDAIDNSMARKGISQGDCLL; encoded by the coding sequence ATGTGGCGCATAGAGGGCAAGCGCTACATTGGCCTGAATGAATACTTCCGTTTCCACTTCGGCACCAGGGTCTACAAGGTGCCGGTGGATGCGGGTTTTTCCTGTCCCAATCGCAAAAGTCGTCAGCAGGGCGGCTGTGTCTACTGTTCCCCTTCCGGCAGTGCGGCGGCCATTGCTGCCGAGCATGATTCCATCACCGAACAGGTGCAGCGGTCCATTGCCTCTCTGCGTCGCCGCCACAAGGCGCGCAAATTCCTGGCCTACTTTCAGGCTTATTCCAATACTCACGCGCCGGTGGATGAGCTGCGCCTGCTCTATGACCGGGTGCTGTCTCTGAGCGAGGACTTCATCGGCCTGTCCATCGGTACCCGTCCCGACTGCATGGACCATGAGCGCCTTGATCTGCTGGAGTCCTACCAGCGCCGGGGCTGCGAGCTGTGGGTGGAGTACGGGGTGCAGAGCCTGAAGGAGGAGTCCCTGGAGTTTATTCGCCGGGGCCACGATGTGGATACGGCTCTGCGGGCTATCGAGGCGACCCGCCGGCGGGGAATCAAGGTGTGTGCTCATGTGATCTTCGGCCTGCCCACGGAGAGCCTGCTGGAGAGTGTCGAGGGGGTGAGGCGGCTGGGAGAGCTGGGCATCGACGGAATCAAGATCCACATGCTGCATATTATGGAGGGTACGGAGCTGGCCCGTATGTATCGTCAGCATCCTTTTCTCTTGCCGACTCTTGAGGAGTATGCCGATGCGGTTGCGCAGGCTATCGGTGCTCTGCCTTCGGGCTGCATTCTCCACCGTCTGACGGGTGATGCTTCGTCGCGGGAGCAACTGGTGGCTCCAGCCTGGATTGAAAAAAAACAGCGGGTGCTTGACGCCATCGACAACTCCATGGCCCGCAAAGGAATATCGCAGGGCGATTGTCTGTTGTAG
- the hisF gene encoding imidazole glycerol phosphate synthase subunit HisF: MLTKRIIPCLDVDKGRVVKGINFVNLVDAGDPVEVARRYDLAGADEVTFLDITASSDARGILLDVVRRTADQVFIPLTVGGGVRELEDIRQLLNAGADKVSINTAAVKNPEFVRAASERFGSQCIVVAVDGKRVGDHWEIFTHGGRNATGIDAVEWCQRMESYGCGEILLTSMDCDGTKNGYDLEFTRAVSTAVGIPVIASGGVGNLEHIYDGFVEGKADAALAASIFHFGMYTIGEAKEYLDRRGIPVRLPRPCGA, from the coding sequence ATGTTAACCAAACGAATCATCCCCTGCCTCGATGTGGACAAGGGGCGGGTGGTCAAGGGTATAAACTTCGTCAACCTGGTGGATGCCGGTGATCCGGTGGAGGTGGCCCGTCGCTACGATCTGGCGGGGGCTGATGAGGTGACGTTTCTCGATATCACGGCTTCCAGCGATGCCCGTGGCATTCTGCTGGATGTGGTGCGCCGCACGGCGGATCAGGTCTTCATCCCTTTGACGGTGGGTGGTGGCGTGCGGGAGCTGGAGGATATCCGCCAGCTGCTCAACGCCGGTGCCGACAAGGTGAGTATCAACACGGCGGCGGTGAAAAATCCCGAATTCGTGCGCGCTGCCAGTGAGCGTTTCGGCAGTCAGTGTATTGTGGTGGCTGTCGATGGCAAGCGGGTGGGAGACCACTGGGAGATTTTTACCCACGGTGGGCGCAATGCCACGGGTATCGACGCGGTGGAGTGGTGTCAGCGCATGGAATCCTACGGTTGCGGCGAGATTCTGCTGACCAGCATGGACTGTGACGGCACCAAGAATGGCTACGACCTGGAGTTTACCCGGGCGGTTTCCACGGCGGTGGGCATTCCCGTCATTGCCAGTGGTGGCGTGGGTAACCTGGAGCATATCTATGATGGTTTTGTGGAGGGCAAGGCCGATGCGGCCCTGGCGGCTTCCATCTTCCACTTCGGCATGTACACCATCGGCGAGGCCAAGGAGTATCTTGATCGCCGTGGCATTCCCGTGCGTCTGCCCCGTCCATGTGGCGCATAG
- a CDS encoding TrpB-like pyridoxal phosphate-dependent enzyme, which produces MEKKILLSESEMPRHWYNIIAHMPNQPAPPMDPSTGQPAAPEKLARIFAPQLLEQEMGQGGAYIEIPEEVFDTYRIWRPAPLIRATELEKLLDTPAKIYYKYEGVSPAGSHKPNTAIPQVYYNKLNGIKRIATETGAGQWGTSIAFATQRFGLESIIYMVKVSYEQKPYRKAMMEMWGGKVIPSPSTTTACGRAMLAEDPDSNGSLGGAISEALEDTLSREDTRYCLGSVLNHVALHQTIVGEESIKQMEKAGDYPDIVIGCAGGGSNLAGIAFPYIRENMLSARKTEIIAVEPTACPTLTKGTYTYDFGDVAQLTPQLKMYTLGSKFMPAGIHAGGLRYHGMSPLVSQLYHEGYMKAEAYNQLECFEAAAMFVRTEGILPAPESSHAIKAAIVQALKAKEEGTSKTILFNLSGHGHFDIASYEKYFQGELIAYEHPEAEIAKSLGR; this is translated from the coding sequence ATGGAAAAGAAGATACTGCTCAGCGAATCGGAAATGCCCCGCCATTGGTACAACATCATTGCCCACATGCCCAATCAGCCGGCACCTCCCATGGACCCCTCCACCGGTCAGCCAGCGGCTCCCGAAAAACTGGCACGGATTTTTGCCCCCCAGCTGCTGGAGCAGGAAATGGGGCAAGGCGGCGCGTACATTGAGATTCCTGAAGAAGTCTTCGACACCTACCGCATCTGGCGTCCAGCACCCCTGATCCGTGCCACCGAGCTGGAAAAACTGCTGGATACCCCCGCCAAAATTTACTACAAATACGAAGGCGTATCGCCAGCCGGCTCCCATAAACCCAATACCGCCATTCCCCAGGTCTATTACAATAAGCTCAACGGCATCAAGCGCATCGCCACCGAAACCGGAGCGGGCCAGTGGGGCACCTCCATCGCCTTTGCCACCCAGCGCTTCGGCCTGGAGTCCATCATTTACATGGTGAAAGTCAGCTATGAGCAGAAACCCTACCGCAAGGCCATGATGGAAATGTGGGGCGGCAAGGTGATCCCCTCGCCCTCAACCACCACCGCCTGTGGCCGGGCCATGCTGGCAGAAGACCCCGACTCCAACGGCAGCCTGGGAGGCGCCATCTCCGAAGCCCTGGAAGACACCCTCTCCCGCGAGGACACCCGTTACTGCCTCGGCAGCGTGCTCAACCACGTGGCCCTGCACCAGACCATCGTGGGCGAAGAGTCCATCAAGCAGATGGAAAAAGCCGGCGACTACCCTGACATCGTCATTGGCTGTGCCGGTGGTGGCTCCAACCTGGCGGGCATCGCCTTCCCCTATATCCGCGAGAATATGCTCAGCGCCAGGAAAACCGAAATCATCGCCGTTGAACCCACCGCCTGCCCCACCCTGACCAAAGGCACCTACACCTACGACTTTGGCGATGTGGCCCAGCTCACCCCCCAGCTGAAAATGTACACCCTCGGCTCCAAATTCATGCCCGCCGGCATCCACGCCGGAGGACTGCGCTACCACGGCATGAGCCCCCTGGTCAGCCAGCTCTACCACGAAGGCTACATGAAAGCCGAAGCCTATAACCAGCTGGAGTGCTTTGAAGCCGCCGCCATGTTCGTGCGCACCGAAGGCATCCTGCCCGCCCCCGAATCCAGCCACGCCATCAAAGCCGCCATCGTCCAGGCCCTCAAAGCCAAAGAAGAAGGCACCTCGAAAACCATCCTCTTCAACCTCAGCGGCCATGGACACTTTGACATCGCCTCCTATGAGAAGTACTTCCAGGGCGAGCTGATCGCCTACGAACACCCCGAAGCCGAGATTGCCAAGTCGCTGGGGAGATAA